One genomic segment of Microbacterium sp. ProA8 includes these proteins:
- a CDS encoding exodeoxyribonuclease VII small subunit, giving the protein MTETSGALEDVATLSFEQARDELVRVVAELEQGAPTLEHSLALWERGEALAARCEEWLLGAKRRLEAARATVERGDGEAAR; this is encoded by the coding sequence ATGACTGAGACGAGCGGCGCCCTCGAGGACGTCGCGACCCTCTCGTTCGAGCAAGCGCGTGATGAGCTCGTGCGCGTCGTCGCCGAGCTCGAGCAGGGTGCGCCGACGCTCGAGCACTCTCTGGCCCTGTGGGAGCGCGGCGAAGCCCTCGCCGCGCGCTGCGAGGAGTGGCTGCTGGGCGCCAAGCGCCGGCTCGAGGCCGCGCGGGCGACGGTCGAACGTGGCGACGGCGAGGCGGCCCGATGA